The DNA window tattgccttacctcccttatcctacctcatttgcacacactgtatatatactttttctactgtattattgactgtatgttggtttattccatgtgcaactctgttgttgtatgtgtcgaactgctttgctttatcttggccaggtcgcagttgtaaatgagaacttgttctcagctagcctacctggttaaatgaaggtgaaaaaaAATTGTCTGCTCAAAACACCAAGGTGGATCAATGAGAGGGGTCTTTTTTTACTGTTCCTTACAGGCAGATGACTGCTGCGTTGATTGTACTGGGGATCATTGCTGTCACCAACTACTCTATGATCTTTTTCTCCtgctatgggctgagtgtttatggAGCCTGGCTCAGCCAGAACCATCCTAGGGATCTTTGGTGCATCCGGGTGCTGGTGAGTTTAATTTGAGGCTTAATTGAGTTAGTTGTTAAACTCACCATCCTCATGATTGTAGCATGGTCACAGATGTACTTTAGCCAACTCCAGTCGGAGTATTGTTTTTCATAGGATTCACTCATCCCATTTAGTTTTATGGCAACACTTACAGATGTCGGGTTCTAAATAACAGGGTAAAAACGGACAGACAACTATAAAAGCtaaaaccaagtttattcacccaatggGTCAGACCGCTGAAGACACAAAGACATGTTCCCACCAgcgtgtgtgtacagttgaagtcggacgtttacataggttggagtcattaaaactctttttgcaaccactccacaaatttcttgttaacaaactatagttttggcaagtcggttaggacatctactttgtgcatgacacaagtaatttttcaacaattgtttacagacaaattatttcacttataattcactgtatcacaattccggggagtcagaagtttacatacattaagttgactgtgcctttaaacagcttggaaaattccagaaaatgatgtcatggctttagaagcttctgataggctaattgacataatttgagtcaattggaggtgtacctgtggatgtatttcaaggcctaccttcaaactcagtgtctctttgattgacatcatgggaaaatcaaaataaatcagccaagacctcagaaaagacattggagacctccacaagtatggttcatccttagaagcaatttccaaatgcctgaaggtaccacattcatctgtaaaaacaatagtacgcaagtataaacgccatgggaccacgcagctgtcatatcactcaggaaggagacgcgttctatatcctagagatgaacgtactttggtgcaaaaagtgcaaatcaatcacagaacaacagcaaaggaccttgtgaagatgctggaggaaacgggtacaaaagtatctatatccacagtaaaatgagtcctatatcgacatagcctgaaaggccactcagcaaggaagaagccactgctccaaaaccgccataaaaaagccagactacggtttgcaactgcacatggggacaaagatcgtactttttggagaaatgtcctctggtctgatgaaacaaaaatagaactgtttggccataatgaccattgtaatgttaggaggaaaaagggggaggcttgcaagccgaagaacaccatcccaactgtgaagcacgagggtggcagcatcatgttgtgggggtgctttgctgcaggagggactggtgcatttcacaaaatcgatggcgtcatgaggcaggaaaattgtggatatattgaagcaacatctcaagacatcagtaaggaagttaaagcttggacgcaaatgggtcttccaaatggacaatgaccccaagcatacttccaaagttgtggcaaaatggcttaaggacagcaaagtcaaggtattggagtggccatcacaaagccctgacctcaatcccatagacaatttgtgggcagaactgaaaaagcgtgtgcgagcaaggaggcctacaaacctgactcagttccaccagctctgtcaggaggaatgggccaaaattcacccaacttattgtgtgaagcttgtgggaagctacctgaaacatttgacccaagttaaacaatttaaaggccaaatactaattgagagtgtgtaaacttctgacccactgggaatgtgaaagaaataaaagctgaaataaatcattttctctactattattctgacttttcacattcttaaaataaagtggtgatcctaactgacctaagaaagggaatttttagtaggattaaatgtcaggaattgtgaaaaactgagtttaaatacatttggctatggtgtataatcttccaacttcaactgtatgtatgtatccaCCCACCCCAATTTGGGTTAATTCTCCTCCTTCCCTTTAAACAttaacttcctgcctagcaataaagatgTAAGTGATGCGGGTAATAAACTGTTCTTTCTCCTTtaatgtgacctgacctcggcccccattcctcactaatccacagctctccacccttatcagtgaccacaaccatatacattcctcctacagataaccattaacttctggtgtagaaaccagactgtggcccttctcctttccataggatacctgatgattaacaatatttcaagtttagaagtCAGAACCTATCACAGTCCCTTcgaagtattcacactccttgactttttctacattttctcATGTTACAGCCTGatatttaaaatggatgaaattgagatttttgtCGCTGGCCTACATACTACCCCATAATATAATataaaagtggaattatattttcAGAAAttattacaaattaattaaaaatgaaaagctaaaatgaGTCATTACGTATTCAAAcccttttatggcaagcctaattaagttcaggagtacaactttgcttaacaagtcacataataaatagcAAGgactcaataatagtgtttaacattaaaaaaatgtaatgacaatGTCGGCAGACTTTGAacatccctttgagtatggtgaagttattaattacactttggatggtatatcaatacacccagtcacttcaaagatacaggcgtcctttctaactcaattgccggagaggaaggaaaccactctgggatttcaccatgatgccaatggcgactttaaaacagttacagagtttaatggctgtgttaggacaaaactgaggatagatcaagAATATTGTAGTTAAACTACaaaactaacctaattgacagagtgaaaagaaggaagcctttacagaataaacatattccaaaacatgcatcctatttgcaacaAGGTGCGAAACTAATGCTGCAAGAAATGTGTCCAAGCAAataactttttgttctgaatacaaagtgttatgtttggggcaaatccaatacaacacattactgagtaccactctctattttcaagcatagtggtggcttcatcatgttatgactatgcttgtaattgttacgGACTGGGGAGTCCGGATAAAAAGTAAACTgattggagctaagcacaggcaaaatcctagaggaaaacctggttcagtctgctttccaccagacactgggagatgaatctttcagcaggacaataacctaaaacacaaggcctaatctacactggagttgattaCCAAGAACACGGTGAATGTTGCTGTGTGGCTTAGTTCGATTTTCAAGGGTATTTAAGTTAAAACTATGGCAATACCTGAAAataccaatttgacagagcttgaagaattttgaaaagaataatgggcaaatgttgcacaatccaggtgtggaaagcttataaagactcacaactgtaattgctgccaaaggtgattctaacttgTATTGACCCAGGTGTGAGatttttaattttcaatacatttgcaaacatttctaaaaacatgtctttactttgacattatgtggtattgtgtgtagtaggTTGAGGAAAAAGAAAAccatttttgaattcaggctgtaacacaacaaaatgtggaataagtcgagggCTATGAATACTTTCATACCCCTTAAGATTAGTTTGCTAAAGCACATACAGCTCTGGCCATCCTACTGCATTTTACTTTACATAATCATTCTATTGTAATGTATTTTCCCTAACCATCTTAGGTAATCCACTTTTTCAGTTGCTCTATCCCTCCTTTTATGAGGAATTCTACAGTCATATACTCCAAGTAATGTTTTCTTATGTCTTAGGTGCAGAATGGCATTGCCCTGTATACCACATGGACAACCATCGCCACTCTGATCAACTTCACCCTGGTGTTGGACCTCTCTGGAGTGGCAAAGAGCACTGCAGCCACCGTGTCTCTCTGTATCCTACTGGTGCTGGTGATCGGATGGTAAGCACAGTTTAACAAAGTCTGCCTTATAAGAATCAGGCTCATCGTCTTTTGATTACATTTTTGGGCATTTGATCCAATCTCACTCGATGCATATATTTTATTTGTTAATTATATAGACGTTACCAATGTAAATTAGACTCTCAGCACATTtggacacacagccacacacttTCAATGTAATCATAATGTGTTTATTGTAGGTTTGGTATTGAGAACTTCCTGCTGGATCAGCATGTGAGGTATATCCTGACTATTTACCCTGTGGTAATAATTGCTCTGGTTGGGAATGTGTTCAAGCACTATGACCCTGCAGCACCAAGTGCAAATGCAATCTTCATGGGTGAGTAGGCCTCATCTCTCAGACTAGAGATCTATTACCAAGTACAACATCAACCCTTACCTCCTAAACCTGAAAACATATTGTAGATCTGAAGGGATTGGATGGGGGTAAGCAATAGCTCCACGAGATGTGATAGGCTAAATGTAGTTCCCACCATATTGCTTAGACCCAACAGATTCTTTCAGATCTACAAGAAATGTCTAGCTGCGTTTTGGACTGGGCTCAAATCTCTTCATGTGAAACACTTAAACGTTTTAGAACCTCCCTCTCTATTCTCTGTAAATCATATTAGAAACTAATATACATGTTAAAGATAAATAGGATAATTTTACTCTGTCTTCTATCACTTCCAGTTGTACTCTTGGTGGTTTCCTGTGTGCTCCTGGTGGTGCGAGTCGCCTTGGTGTTCAGGAGAAATCGGAACCAGCCCCTGTACGCTGGCATGAGGCTGGAAGCTCTGATCTCGCCCAGCAGCCTGAACAAGAAGCAGAATAAGATATTCATGTAGAAGACTGGTGCACACCACAATAACATCTTTTCACGAAGTGTCAAACCTTAATAACCTATAACATAACACATCTGCCTATATTCAACTATACACATTCATTATTCAGTTTGGACAAGAAGCAGATGAAGATATTCATGTAGAAGACTGGTAGTCTTCTACATAGTACGATCTGTATACGATACGAAGTGTCAAAGCCTATGCTGCCTATAAAACATATAATCCTGCATTACGCACACTCAGTATTCAAGTATTAAAATACCTGAATTCATCCAATCATAACACTACACTGTAATGCATAACACTTTCGATGTTTATAATACATGTAATAAGAAATGTTTGTACACAAATCAATGCACTGAATAATCATACAATTCCAGTgtaaataacacttttttttttttacttgattcTTACTGTTTTGTATCGAGCTGAtacataaaaacatatttttcctATCCTGTATTGATAATTATATTTTCAGTTGATGAAACTATTAGTCGACACACTGAGTATGAGTAGAAATATGGAATGCTAAAATAACATGGGATGTTAGTGTTTTATTATATGGTTTATGTGGGGCTAGGACATTTTTTTCCTATGATtacatacagttgatgtcggaagtttacatacaccttagccaaatacattttaaactcagtttttcacaattcctgacatttaatccaagtgaaaattccctgttttaggtcagttaggatcactttattttaagaatgtgaaatgtcagaataatagtagagtgatttatttcagcttttatttctttcatcacattcccagtgggtcaggagtttacatacactgaattagtatttggtagcattgcctttaatttgtttaacttgggtcaaacgtttcaggtagccttccccaagcttcccacaagttgggtgaattttggcccattccttctgacagagctggtgtaactgagtcaggtttgtaggcctccttgctcgcacacgctttttcagttctgcccacaaattgtctatgggattgaggtcagggctttgtgatggccactccaataccttgactttgctgtccttaagccattttgccacaactttggaagtatgcttggggtcattgtccatttggaagacccatttgcgaccaagctttaacttcctgaatgatgtcttgagattttgcttgaatatatccacaattttccatcctcatgaagccatcgattttgtgaagtgcaccagtccctcctgcagcaaagcacccccacaacatgatgctgccacccccgtgcttcacggttgggatagtgttcttcggcttgcaagcctccccttttttcctccaaacataacaatggtcattatggccaaacagttctatttttgtttcatcagaccagaggacatttctccaaaaagtacgatctttgtccccatgtgcagttgcaaaccgtagtctttgCAAaccggcttttttatggcggttttggagcagtggcttcttccttgctgagcggcctttcaggttatgtcgatataggagtttttttgctgtggatatagatacttttgtacctgtttcctccagcatcttcacaaggtcctttgctgctgttctgggattgatttgcactttttgcaccaaagtacgttcatttctaggagacagaacgcgtctcctttctgagcggtatgacggctgcgtggtcccatggtgtttatacttgcgtactattgtttgtacagatgaagcgtttggaaattgctcccaaggatgaaccagacttgtagaggtctacaatattttttttctgagtgtttggctgatttattttgattttcccatgatgtcaagcagaggtactgagtttgaaggtaggccttgaaatacatccacaggtacacctccaattgactcaaattatgtcaattagcctatcagaagcttctaaatccatgacattattttgcattttccaagctgtttaaaggcacagtcaatttagtgtatgtaatcttctggtccactggaattgtgatacagtgaataataagtgaaatattctgtctgtaaattttttttgaaaaatgacttgtcatgcacaaggtagatgtcctaaccgacttgccaaaactatagtttaacaagacatttgtggagtggttgaaaacctagtttttgaatgactccaacctaagtgtatgtaaacttacgacttcaactgtacatctttATCAGATAATGACACAGGGCTCGTTTGAGTGGTGAGGCTGAAACAACCGACTGGAGACAAAAGTCGAGGAGAGAAGTCGGTGGGAGGTGCAACTGCGACAGGCGAAAGTCAGACACTGATgtgcttttccaacagcaaggctcagtgcaacatggcagtgttgcAGTTTATTCGAGTTTTTCTTTGTAATGTCGAAAAACTCTTcaacccccatatcacacactgACATACTAAAATATGTGTTCAATGTACAGTCAATGAGACAGCCTCAAATAACATTAATTTGTATGTATCCACTATACATGAATCTCTGCAAAGTTtgtttcagtcatgtctttggtTACGTTTTGgtgtcaaacaaaaacaccctaatgattggttgacaatagagcctCCCACAATTCAGTCAATGGCTGCAGGATGACGTTGATGCAGTTGACATGTAGGTGGAAGTCGGGACAATTTCTATTCCCATAATGCAACACATTTTGAAAGGAGGTGACtgacttgacaaaagtgatccgTTCCAATGTGCCCACAGTCAGATATGAGTCAAATTGGAAATTCTCTTGTGAAATGAGCTGCAGAAAATAATACATATATACCACATGATTAAATAGAAAATACAGTAATGTTAGAGTGGATCACTTTTGTCAATTTTGTGACAATCAGTGGTCAAAGAGTGTTATGTGGATAAAAATTGTCCGACTTGCGCTTACATGAAGACTGCATGAAATTGACAAAAACCATGTGATCAAATGTCATTCAGTTTTGACAGCAGTGGACTGCACatttctgcagttgctcttcaccaacttcatcctgcagccatcacctgcattgtgggaagctggattgtcaaccaatcattagagtgtttttgtttgacccatacGAACGTTACCAAAGACGTTAGCGAAGATTCAATCAGGAACCAAGGGGATATGTACAATTGAACGTAATATTtgaggctctctctctcaccaattGATACTACAGTATACAccggtggaggctgctgaggggaggacggctcataataatggccggaatggagtATCATGGAGTGAATGTAATGGTATCAAacatggttttcatgtgtttgataccattacattaactccattatactccattccagccattattatgagctgtcctgcCCTCAGCAGTCTCCGTtgatatacacacatatattttcagtttgtgagtgtgtgatatgggggttgGAGACTTGTTTATTTCGACATTATaaagaatatttttttataaacaatggcaacactgccatgttgcactgagccttgctgttggaaaactaTCTCCCCGACTTCACACCTTGGATTTCGTCTACAGTCACATCTTCTCAGACTGCTTTCCACCTTACTACTCCATCGAGAACGGTCTTTATAGCGCCTGAACTCTATTGAGTTCTGCAGTGCAGTCATGTATCCTACATGTTACCTAACACACGTCCTCTTCATGTAGAAGCAGCGCAATCCTGTTCGCGGTTTCATCTTGTATCGTTTCTTATTTAATGAATTATATTGCAACATTTGGTGTTTCAGTCGAATGGTGCTCTGTAATAAGACcacataatgttgccaaacaggTAAGATTTGTATTCCACCTGTCTACAAGAAAGTATGATAATACAGGTTTCTTATATTCGTAAATGGTCGGTAGTCGGGTTAAAGGTTGATGCAAAATTGATACGCCCCCCTGCTCAGATGCCAAGCCTATTCTTCAATACAGGAAAAATACCGATACTTTGTATTTTTGCAAATTACATTAAAGCAACTTTTCACGATGCGTTGAGTATTTAAAGTTGGGTGTAACAGGTGCATAACTTTTTATTTTTGATAGTTTGTAAGCTACGCATAATGCTTCAACATATTTTTGTGTACAGTTTTCGCATCTTGCGGATTCAGGCTTTGTGGTTGTCTGCTTGGTCCTTATACTTTAGTGACTGGCCGACTGAGACTGGACACGGTAGATCGAGTATTTAATAGCCTGGTTGGCCTTTTAAGCGACTGAATTCTGGACCTTATCCAGAATGAGTTATGATTTAAATATGGATACTCATGCGCATCACAATTCAAGTGGGCGTTTGTTGACAGTGCGTGTTGGTGATGCGCGCATTGTGGACGCGAGAAGCCGTGGGATACATGCAGTGAACAACTGAAAAGGATTCAAAATTAGGTCTGCCGAATTTAGTTGATAATGGACCGAATTTAAACTGGACCATTGGCTAGCTACATGGTTTCCAATTCAGGATAAAAGGCTGCCTGCCAATTGCGTCAAGTGACAGATCCACTTATAAGAACTTCACCTTTGTAGTGACTATTATCACATTCCAAATGCATTGATCTTTAAGAACTGGATCCAGTTGTCCAATTTCAACTACACCATTCAGCTGTCACAACGTGTCAACAATATTATGTTAAAAACTGCAATAGGCTGCTAAAATGTAACTATTTTTAGACAGCTGAAATATGTTGTTGATGGCTGGTgacatattacattttttttcaacaggagGTTCTCGGAAAAAGAAAATCCATATCATCATCCCCTGTACAGTAAAGGACGACTTATATAGGCAAAGTCAAAATGTCCCTCCAGGCAAAACAAGTCAGAGTCCTGGTCCTCAACGATATGGAACAGCTGGGAAGGACACTCTTCCGCCTGGACCAAGGTACCTGGACATTATTTCCCTTTTTATGCATGCCTTAGGCTACCATGGTATTGATTCATTGAGAATAAGAATAACGTGACAGTTAAGGTGGTATTTAAACATGAGACCTATAGAAATATTTGCTAGTGTGCTGTTTCTATAGATAGCCCATTGGGACTGGGGAGTGTGGTTGCAGGCAGACACAGGCATGTCCCTCGCTGTATTGTTGTTTTTGAACATTTTGTTCTTTTGTAGTTTTTTGTGTTGTTCTTGTGAGGTGAAAGTGTTGCCTTTTTAGTTTAATATAGACCAAATTATTGCATGAACTCAGACATCTGTTGGTCATCCAAGATTTCCAGTATACAAATGCATCAACGTTTTCTAGATAACACTCACGTTATACATGATCAGTAATAGCCATTATTCATTTTAATTCAATGATATCTGGTAACATGATACTATTATGAGACAAAGCCAACATAGTTTGCTTCCTTAAGAAGAGATTCTGGTTTAGATGATTTGAATAATCTTGTTCATTGTCTAAATTGTATTCATAAACCACAACTACAGTTGCACAGCAACAACAGGAAATAGTGGAGATCCAGTATCACTCCACTTCTCCAGTTGAGCAACTGCAGTGTTGCAGTCTCAACCATACTTGATAAGGCAGCTGCTGCTGAGCTTATCAGCAGAATCTATTTTCAGAGATCAGACAACTCATTGTTATTCCTATATCTATCAATAACTTATAGTCTagggcagggatgggcaactttaaaGGGGTGGGgaccacaaaaaatctgaactcatcgcGGGAGGGGGCCACAGTGGCTCTCGGGTGTGCGTACCTACCCATAttcatacccacacatgcagtcagagccggacctagccttttgggggccctaagtgaaGTATTTTGTTGCCACCCCTTGACAGTGGAGAGAACTACTTGAAGTTTTAGAGTTCATTTCTGCAATGTACATAGTTTGCCATGGGACAGAGCGATTTTGAAATGTTCTAACTAATATCATGGAATTCTACTCGTTTTGCCATGGTGGCGGAGAGAAAAATATGCCGCCCATCCCTGGTCTATGGCAACTAGACTTTAAGGGGTGGTTTAGCAGattaatgacaacaaagtcaaggtatcggagtggccatcacaaagccctgacctcaatcccatagaaaatttgtgggcagaactgaaaaggcgtgtgcgagcaagaaggcctataaacctgactcatttacaccagctctgtcaggaggaatgggccaaaatgcacccaacttattgtgggaagcctgtggaaggctatccgaaacgtttgacccaagttaatcaatttagaggcaatgctaccaaatactaattgagtgcacgtaaacttctgacccactgggacttCCAATCATTGTGCTAATattagttagcaacttccttcaaactgcacagggacagttcatctgactctggggaagtactgTAGATAAATCTTGCAGTAtacctttaaccctaaccttaaccacactgctgacCTTatgcctaatcctaaccttaaattaagaccaaaaagaaaatatttgttttcatgaatttttacaatataatcCAATTTGACTTTATGGCTATAGAATTTACTGGAAACCGGTCCACTCCAGTCAAAACCTGTCCACGTGGGAATACAGCGATTCTGCTTCAAGGGACAATCCGCAAATGAAACAATAATAAAAGCGGACTCCCCGCCACTGTTTCGATAAAaggctgaggattttttttttacactcggTGTACATCATTAATTTATTTATAAGTACAAATattgatgtagcaactgcagattgcccctttaagctgACCGATAAGCAGACTGCCTGCCTTTCCTGCCTTTGGAACAACGTCTTCCATTGTTAGGCAGAGA is part of the Salmo trutta chromosome 31, fSalTru1.1, whole genome shotgun sequence genome and encodes:
- the LOC115169900 gene encoding uncharacterized protein LOC115169900 isoform X2 produces the protein MEDRSLPRIVVIALSVLIYISALAINALAGAGKGPFHSSTGNISKKYETYITPAGWTFSIWGLIYTWLSLMLIYVISFLYRGSWTLSVLPYGFYLSWIVNMAFNMTWLVLWVQEQMTAALIVLGIIAVTNYSMIFFSCYGLSVYGAWLSQNHPRDLWCIRVLVQNGIALYTTWTTIATLINFTLVLDLSGVAKSTAATVSLCILLVLVIGWFGIENFLLDQHVSCTLGGFLCAPGGASRLGVQEKSEPAPVRWHEAGSSDLAQQPEQEAE
- the LOC115169900 gene encoding uncharacterized protein LOC115169900 isoform X1, coding for MEDRSLPRIVVIALSVLIYISALAINALAGAGKGPFHSSTGNISKKYETYITPAGWTFSIWGLIYTWLSLMLIYVISFLYRGSWTLSVLPYGFYLSWIVNMAFNMTWLVLWVQEQMTAALIVLGIIAVTNYSMIFFSCYGLSVYGAWLSQNHPRDLWCIRVLVQNGIALYTTWTTIATLINFTLVLDLSGVAKSTAATVSLCILLVLVIGWFGIENFLLDQHVRYILTIYPVVIIALVGNVFKHYDPAAPSANAIFMVVLLVVSCVLLVVRVALVFRRNRNQPLYAGMRLEALISPSSLNKKQNKIFM